A genomic window from Corynebacterium fournieri includes:
- a CDS encoding branched-chain amino acid transporter permease: protein MTGNLGLPDGVTLTMVAAVLIPVGVVTVLLRALPFSMLRVLKGSPFIDFLAVLMPVGVMTVLVAYTVIGHAHSPAHLASALIALAATLLLHRWRRRADLSIFAGTALYMVLVNLVF from the coding sequence ATGACGGGAAACCTCGGACTCCCCGACGGCGTGACCCTCACCATGGTCGCCGCCGTACTTATCCCCGTCGGCGTCGTCACCGTACTCCTGCGCGCCCTGCCGTTTTCCATGCTGCGCGTGCTCAAGGGCAGCCCGTTCATCGACTTCCTCGCCGTGCTCATGCCCGTCGGGGTGATGACCGTCCTGGTGGCCTACACCGTGATCGGCCACGCCCACTCCCCCGCCCACCTCGCCTCCGCGCTCATTGCGTTAGCCGCCACCTTGCTCCTGCACCGCTGGAGGCGTCGCGCGGACCTGTCCATCTTCGCTGGCACTGCCCTGTACATGGTGTTGGTCAACCTGGTGTTTTAG
- a CDS encoding YqgE/AlgH family protein, which yields MPEYFYADRLFNALERVEPEPGMLLVAAPGMFSADFARTVVLVLEHDADHTLGVVLNRRSEVALANVMPGWSEIAAKPQAVHIGGPISPESAVGLGVTKTGVDISASPFFNRLANRLVLVDLNASPEDLAPVVDGIRIFAGYAEWSPGQLDDEIARGDWFVTPALPSDVVAGAGADLWGDVMRRQAMPLPLFATFPTNLEDN from the coding sequence CCTGAGTACTTCTACGCCGACCGCCTCTTCAACGCCCTCGAGCGCGTCGAACCCGAACCGGGCATGCTGCTCGTCGCCGCGCCCGGCATGTTCTCCGCCGACTTCGCCCGCACCGTGGTTCTGGTGCTGGAGCACGACGCCGACCACACCCTCGGCGTGGTGCTCAACCGCCGCAGCGAGGTGGCCCTAGCCAACGTCATGCCCGGGTGGTCCGAGATCGCCGCCAAGCCGCAGGCGGTGCACATCGGCGGGCCGATTAGCCCCGAGTCCGCCGTCGGCCTCGGCGTGACCAAGACGGGCGTGGACATCTCCGCCAGCCCGTTTTTCAACCGCCTGGCCAACCGTCTCGTGCTTGTCGACCTCAACGCTTCCCCGGAGGATCTCGCCCCCGTGGTCGACGGCATCCGCATCTTCGCCGGCTATGCCGAGTGGTCGCCCGGGCAGCTTGACGACGAGATTGCGCGCGGCGACTGGTTTGTCACCCCCGCCCTGCCGTCCGACGTGGTCGCCGGCGCCGGGGCGGATTTGTGGGGTGACGTGATGCGTCGTCAGGCAATGCCCCTGCCACTGTTCGCTACGTTCCCCACGAACCTGGAAGATAACTAG
- a CDS encoding AzlC family ABC transporter permease: protein MRVSRETIAQIRLGVRDTWLVALGLIPLGLAFGVLMTQTGFAWWWTPIFSTVIYAGSMEFLAVSMVTGGLGPVSSAITGFMVNFRHLFYGLTYPRSEILRGLPAAYATYALTDEVYAITSTLHERPSVARLLTISVVCQLAWLLSGIAGALAGAVIPAGVEGFDFALTALFAVLAYEAFQTRRDLSAPLIAGTLALVAALLLPGQVIILALLSYFLVLVLRFWFPRVDDSLSWRLP, encoded by the coding sequence GTGCGTGTTTCACGTGAAACAATTGCGCAGATTCGACTCGGGGTGCGCGACACGTGGCTGGTGGCGCTCGGGCTGATTCCGCTCGGGCTGGCCTTCGGCGTACTGATGACGCAGACCGGCTTCGCCTGGTGGTGGACCCCGATCTTCTCCACGGTGATCTACGCCGGCTCCATGGAGTTTCTCGCCGTGAGCATGGTCACCGGCGGACTCGGCCCCGTGTCATCCGCGATCACAGGTTTCATGGTGAACTTCCGGCACCTGTTCTACGGGCTGACCTATCCGCGCTCCGAAATTCTGCGCGGCCTGCCCGCGGCGTACGCCACATACGCTCTTACCGACGAGGTCTACGCCATCACCTCCACCCTCCACGAACGCCCCTCCGTCGCGCGTCTGCTCACCATCTCCGTCGTGTGCCAGCTGGCGTGGCTGCTCTCCGGTATTGCCGGCGCACTCGCCGGGGCGGTGATCCCCGCCGGCGTGGAGGGCTTCGACTTCGCGCTGACCGCCCTGTTCGCCGTCCTGGCCTACGAGGCGTTCCAGACCCGCCGCGACTTGTCCGCCCCGTTGATCGCAGGCACCCTCGCGCTGGTGGCGGCGTTGCTGCTGCCGGGCCAGGTGATCATCCTGGCGCTTCTGTCCTACTTCCTGGTGCTCGTCCTGCGCTTCTGGTTCCCGCGTGTGGACGACTCCCTTTCCTGGCGGCTGCCATGA